Proteins encoded together in one Coffea arabica cultivar ET-39 chromosome 2c, Coffea Arabica ET-39 HiFi, whole genome shotgun sequence window:
- the LOC113726338 gene encoding phosphatidylinositol 4-kinase alpha 1-like, with protein sequence MESLIELCDLIAEKPEQFADKLVWICGRCPSAESLLTGSPRVSRSQLNAVLAVARFLSKCPNYDDQRPKSLLLAFYRAIPSSFTPSFWPQSFGNDAIASFFNDYFAYMCRAAESASDFATDIAGFTGEIVISATGNVSGDLGISRVFLNALALNFPPILSSDANRLVSCLLERLEIMVPNSPRELISSEAASSQSSPLSLNHFPYHSNERASPGNEVSNASGSSGSVADDASSSKGIVTNGGSAGWKSNVDILNVSTGLNDGGGGKGILISFEQESLENLEKQEIAFKLIRHILDKATVDSKLLEQVRLVTKEQLQSMLAFLKIRKRDWSEQGHLLKARVSTKLSVYQAVAKLQIKILASVDLDGKSSKRFLHGTLALLIEAAEACLFSVWRKLRICEELFGSLLGGISQAAVARGGQLLRVLLIRFKPLVLTTCIQADTWGSSQGAMFQSVLKATCEIIEYGWIKERPPVDTFITGLATSFRERKDYEEELQQSHDAKDKQAASAGQLNMIRLLADLNVSVNKPEVVDLILPLFIESLEEGDASAPGLLRLQLLDAVSRLASLGFEKSYREAVVLLIRSYLSKLSAVGSAESKTVAPEATTERVETLPAGFLVIAGGLTDTKLRSDFRHRLLSLCSDVGLAAESKSGRSGADFLGPLLPAVAEICSDFDPTIDVEPSLLKLFRNLWFYIALFGLAPPIQKGQVTTKSVSTSLNSVGSMGVIAVQAVGGPYMWNAQWASAVQRISQGTPPLVVSSVKWLEDELELNALHNPGSRRGSGNEKAAVSQRSALSAALGGRVEVSGMGTISGVKATYLLAVAFLEIIRFSSNGGMLNGSPNSTASRSAFSCVFEYLKSPNLMPAVSQCLTAIVHRAFETAILWLDERASETGHDAESRESALSIHACFLIKNLSQRDEHIRDISVTLLNQLRDKFPQILWNSSCLDSLLFSIHNDPPSAAVHDPAWVATVRSLYQKIVREWIVISLSYAPCTSQGLLQEKICKANNWQRTQPTADVVSLLSEIRIGTGKNDCWSGTKTANIPAVMAAAAAASGGNLKLTEAFNLEVLSTGIVSATVKCNHAGEIAGMRRLYESIGGLDPKPVTTDLPASDSEMLSQNLHPKNESFNEVLLTKFVRLLQQFVNTAEKGGEVDKSSFRDTCSQATALLLSNLESDMKSNIESFSQLLRLLCWCPAYISTPDAMETGVFVWTWLVSAAPQLGSLVLAELVDAWLWTIDTKRGLFASEMRCAGPAAKLRPHLSPGEPELQPEKDPVEQIMAHRIWLGYFIDRFEVVRHDSVEQLLLLGRMLQGSTKLPWNCSRHPAATGTFFTLMLLGLKFCSCHLQRNLHNFRTGLQLLEDRIYRTSLGWFAHEPEWFDGNNNTFSQSEAQSLSMFVHQLLSERMDSTQSDPKGRVPENGNSVNGVKEQYHPVWGQMENYAVGREKRKQLLLMLCHHEADRLEVWAQPVGSKESASRPKVSSEKWVEYARTAFSVDPRIALSLAARFPANGVLKSEVALLVQTYILEIRSIPQALPFFVTPKAVDENSALLQQLPHWAACSITQALEFLTPAYKGHPRVMAYVLRVLESYPPERVTFFMPQLVQSLRYDEERLVEGYLLRAAQRSDIFAHILIWHLQGETSVPESGKDAVSTKNNSFQALLPVVRERIIEGFTPKALDLFKREFDFFDKVTSISGVLFPVPKEERQAGIRRELEKIQMEGDDLYLPTATNKLLRGIQVDSGIPLQSAAKVPIKITFNVVDRDGDPKDIKPQSCIFKVGDDCRQDVLALQVISLLKDIFDSVGINLYLLPYGVLPTGPERGIIEVCRNTRSRSQMGETTDGGLYEIFQQDYGPVGSPSFEAARENFIISSAGYAVASLLLQPKDRHNGNLLFDNVGRLVHIDFGFILETSPGGNMRFESAHFKLSHEMTQLIDPSGAMKSDTWHLFVSLCVKGYLAARRYMDGIVNTVLLMLDSGLPCFSRGDPIGNLRKRFHPEMSDREAATFMIRTCTDAYNKWTTAGYDLIQYLQQGIEK encoded by the exons ATGGAATCGTTGATCGAGCTGTGTGACTTAATTGCTGAAAAACCCGAGCAATTCGCTGACAAGTTGGTCTGGATATGCGGCCGGTGTCCTTCGGCGGAGTCTCTCCTTACCGGATCTCCTAGGGTTTCGAGATCTCAGCTCAATGCCGTCCTGGCAGTGGCTCGTTTCCTCTCCAAATGCCCAAATTACGACGATCAACGGCCTAAATCCCTCCTCCTTGCCTTCTATCGCGCAATTCCATCCTCTTTCACCCCTTCTTTCTGGCCCCAATCATTTGGCAATGACGCGATTGCCTCCTTCTTTAACGACTACTTTGCTTATATGTGTAGAGCTGCGGAGTCAGCCTCTGATTTTGCAACTGACATTGCTGGCTTCACTGGAGAAATTGTGATCTCTGCCACAGGCAATGTCTCTGGGGATTTGGGGATTTCCAGGGTTTTCTTGAACGCCTTGGCCTTGAATTTCCCGCCCATTCTTTCGTCTGATGCTAACAGGTTAGTTTCGTGTCTTCTTGAACGGCTTGAAATCATGGTTCCCAATTCACCGAGGGAGCTTATTTCTTCCGAGGCTGCTTCAAGTCAGAGTTCACCCTTGAGTTTGAACCATTTTCCATATCACTCTAATGAGAGGGCAAGTCCAGGGAATGAGGTGAGTAATGCCTCCGGATCATCTGGCAGCGTTGCTGATGATGCGTCGTCATCAAAGGGAATTGTGACCAATGGGGGCAGCGCTGGCTGGAAGAGCAATGTGGATATCTTGAACGTAAGCACAGGGCTAAATGATGGCGGTGGAGGCAAGGGAATTCTTATATCTTTTGAGCAAGAGTCCTTGGAGAACCTTGAAAAACAGGAAATTGCTTTTAAATTGATAAGGCATATATTGGATAAGGCCACGGTTGATTCCAAGCTTTTGGAACAAGTGAGACTTGTCACAAAGGAACAACTCCAATCAATGTTAGCATTTTTAAAG ATAAGAAAGCGTGACTGGTCTGAACAAGGGCATTTATTGAAAGCAAGAGTCAGTACCAAGCTATCTGTTTACCAAGCAGTGGCTAAGTTACAGATTAAGATTCTTGCATCTGTTGACCTTGACGGAAAGTCATCAAAGAGGTTCTTGCATGGAACTCTTGCATTGTTGATAGAGGCTGCTGAGGCATGTTTATTTTCAGTGTGGCGGAAGTTGAGGATTTGCGAGGAGCTATTTGGCTCTTTACTCGGTGGAATTTCCCAAGCTGCTGTTGCACGTGGTGGCCAGCTGTTGCGAGTTTTGCTTATTCGTTTCAAGCCCCTAGTGCTGACTACTTGTATTCAG GCTGACACTTGGGGCAGCAGCCAGGGTGCAATGTTTCAGAGTGTCTTGAAAGCAACTTGTGAAATAATTGAATATGGATGGATCAAGGAACGGCCGCCTGTGGATACTTTTATAACGGGATTAGCTACTAGCTTTCGTGAACGTAAAGATTATGAAGAAGAG CTTCAGCAATCGCATGATGCAAAAGATAAGCAGGCAGCTTCTGCTGGGCAACTTAACATGATTCGCTTGCTTGCGGATTTAAATGTTTCTGTTAACAAGCCTGAAGTGGTTGACTTGATATTACCACTATTTATTGAAAGTTTAGAAGAGGGAGATGCCTCGGCCCCAGGCCTACTGAGACTCCAG CTTCTTGATGCTGTTTCTCGCCTGGCGAgtttaggttttgagaaatcttATCGTGAAGCTGTTGTTCTATTGATCCGAAGCTACTTAAGTAAACTCTCTGCTGTTGGCTCTGCTGAAAGTAAAACTGTGGCACCAGAAGCCACGACAGAACGTGTTGAG ACTCTTCCTGCAGGATTTCTTGTGATTGCTGGTGGCCTAACTGATACCAAATTGAGGTCAGATTTTCGTCATCGTCTGCTATCTTTGTGTTCAGATGTAGGCTTAGCTGCTGAATCCAAAAGTGGAAG GAGTGGAGCAGATTTTCTCGGTCCTCTACTCCCTGCTGTGGCTGAAATATGCTCGGATTTTGATCCTACTATAGATGTGGAACCTTCACTCTTAAAATTATTTCGCAATTTGTGGTTCTATATAGCTCTTTTTGGGCTAGCTCCTCCAATACAAAAAGGTCAGGTGACGACAAAGTCAGTGTCCACTTCTCTAAATAGTGTAGGTAGCATGGGTGTAATTGCAGTCCAGGCTGTTGGTGGACCGTACATGTGGAATGCTCAGTGGGCTTCTGCAGTTCAGCGCATCTCTCAAGGGACTCCACCCCTA GTTGTTAGCTCTGTAAAATGGCTTGAAGATGAGTTGGAACTTAATGCTCTTCATAACCCGGGTAGCCGGCGAGGTAGTGGCAATGAAAAAGCTGCTGTAAGCCAAAGATCTGCTCTTTCAGCTGCTTTAGGCGGGCGCGTGGAGGTTTCGGGAATGGGCACAATCTCAG GTGTCAAGGCAACTTATCTTTTAGCTGTAGCGTTTCTAGAGATAATCAGATTCAGTAGTAATGGTGGCATGCTCAATGGTAGCCCTAATTCAACGGCTTCTCGAAGTGCCTTCAGCTGTGTCTTTGAGTATTTGAAAAGTCCAAATCTCATGCCAGCTGTCTCTCAGTGCTTGACAGCAATTGTTCACCGGGCCTTTGAAACAGCAATACTTTGGCTG GATGAACGGGCTTCTGAGACTGGTCATGATGCTGAGAGTAGAGAATCTGCCCTTTCCATCCATGCAtgttttcttataaaaaatttgTCTCAGAGGGACGAGCATATTCGTGATATTTCAGTAACTTTATTGAATCAACTCAGAGATAAGTTTCCGCAG ATTTTGTGGAATTCTTCTTGTTTGGATTCCCTACTTTTTTCTATCCACAATGATCCGCCATCAGCTGCCGTTCACGACCCTGCTTGGGTTGCTACTGTCCGTTCTTTATACCAGAAAATTGTTCGCGAGTGGATAGTTATTTCACTCTCATATGCGCCATGCACGAGTCAGGGCCTTCTTCAG GAGAAGATCTGCAAAGCAAACAATTGGCAGAGAACACAGCCCACTGCTGATGTGGTTTCTCTATTATCTGAAATTCGGATTGGTACTGGCAAAAATGACTGTTGGAGTGGAACGAAAACTGCAAACATTCCTGCAGTCatggctgctgctgctgcagctTCTGGAGGCAACTTAAAATTGACAGAGGCATTCAATTTGGAGGTTCTTAGCACTGGTATAGTTAGTGCAACGGTTAAATGTAACCATGCTGGTGAAATTGCTGGAATGAGAAGGTTATATGAGAGCATTGGTGGCCTCGACCCTAAGCCCGTTACAACTGACCTTCCAGCTTCTGATTCTGAAATGCTGTCCCAAAATTTACATCCCAAAAATGAATCCTTCAATGAAGTATTACTTACCAAATTTGTGCGTCTGCTTCAACAATTTGTCAATACAGCTGAGAAAGGTGGCGAAGTGGACAAATCATCCTTTCGGGACACTTGTTCTCAAGCGACTGCATTGCTTCTTTCAAATCTG GAATCTGACATGAAATCGAATATAGAGAGCTTTTCACAACTTCTGCGCCTTCTTTGCTGGTGCCCTGCTTACATTTCCACGCCTGATGCCATGGAAACTGGTGTGTTTGTCTGGACATGGTTAGTTTCTGCAGCGCCTCAGTTGGGTTCCCTTGTCCTTGCTGAACTTGTTGATGCATGGTTGTGGACCATTGATACCAAACGAGGCCTTTTCGCTTCTGAGATGAGGTGTGCTGGACCGGCTGCAAAGCTAAGGCCTCACCTTTCTCCAGGGGAGCCAGAACTGCAGCCTGAAAAGGACCCTGTTGAACAAATTATGGCTCACAGAATATGGCTTGGTTACTTTATTGATCGTTTTGAG GTAGTTCGGCATGATAGCGTGGAGCAGCTTTTGTTACTTGGTCGAATGTTACAAGGATCTACAAAACTTCCTTGGAACTGCTCACGTCATCCTGCTGCTACTGGAACCTTTTTCACACTTATGCTTCTTGGGCTGAAGTTCTGTTCATGCCACTTACAGCGCAACCTTCACAATTTTAGAACAGGGCTTCAGCTGCTGGAAGACAGGATTTATCG GACTTCATTGGGTTGGTTTGCTCATGAACCTGAATGGTTTGATGGGAATAACAACACCTTTTCCCAAAGTGAGGCTCAATCTCTTTCCATGTTTGTTCACCAGCTTTTGAGTGAGCGGATGGATTCTACCCAGTCTGATCCTAAAGGACGGGTGCCTGAAAATGGGAACTCGGTAAATGGCGTG AAGGAACAGTATCATCCAGTCTGGGGCCAAATGGAGAACTATGCTGTTGGAAGGGAAAAACGAAAGCAGTTGCTTCTGATGCTATGTCATCATGAGGCTGATAGGCTTGAAGTTTGGGCACAGCCTGTTGGCTCAAA GGAAAGTGCATCTCGTCCAAAAGTTAGCTCTGAAAAATGGGTTGAATATGCGAGGACTGCCTTTTCTGTTGATCCTCGAATCGCTTTATCCTTGGCTGCAAGATTTCCAGCTAATGGTGTTCTGAAGTCTGAAGTGGCACTGCTTGTTCAA ACATATATATTGGAGATCCGCAGCATACCTCAGGCATTGCCTTTTTTTGTTACCCCAAAAGCTGTAGATGAAAACTCTGCCCTTCTGCAACAGCTGCCTCACTGGGCAGCTTGTTCAATAACACAAGCTTTGGAATTCCTAACTCCAGCTTATAAGGGACATCCACGTGTTATGGCTTATGTTCTTAGGGTGTTGGAATCTTATCCTCCTGAGCGAGTAACATTCTTCATGCCTCAGTTGGTGCAGTCTTTAAGATATGATGAAGAG AGGCTTGTAGAAGGATACTTGCTTAGAGCTGCTCAAAGAAGTGATATATTTGCGCATATACTGATATGGCATTTACAG GGGGAGACTAGTGTGCCAGAATCTGGAAAAGATGCTGTTTCCACAAAA AATAATTCATTTCAAGCACTGTTGCCTGTTGTGAGGGAAAGAATTATTGAGGGTTTCACACCTAAGGCCCTGGACTTATTTAAAAGAGAGTTTGATTTCTTTGACAAAGTCACATCTATCTCTGGGGTCCTATTTCCTGTTCCAAAGGAGGAACGACAAGCTGGTATTCGGAG GGAGCTGGAGAAAATTCAAATGGAAGGGGATGACCTCTATCTTCCTACTGCCACAAATAAACTTTTGAGGGGTATTCAAGTTGATAGTGGAATTCCATTGCAGTCAGCAGCAAAAGTTCCCATTAAGATCACATTTAATGTTGTGGACCGGGATGGGGATCCCAAAGATATAAAGCCTCAATcttgcatattcaag GTTGGAGATGACTGCCGGCAAGATGTTCTTGCTTTGCAAGTTATATCACTTCTAAAAGACATATTTGACAGCGTCGGAATCAATTTATATTTGTTGCCCTATGGAGTTCTTCCTACTGGCCCTGAGAGAGGAATAATAGAG GTTTGTCGAAATACACGAAGCAGAAGTCAAATGGGTGAGACAACTGACGGTGGTTTATATGAGATCTTTCAGCAGGATTATGGACCTGTTGGTTCTCCCAGTTTTGAAGCTGCTCGTGAGAACTTCATCATCAGCAGTGCTGGTTATGCAGTAGCAAGCTTGTTGCTTCAACCCAAGGATAGACATAACGGCAATCTACTCTTTGACAA CGTGGGGAGACTTGTTCACATcgattttggttttattttggaaACTTCCCCTGGTGGAAATATGCGATTTGAAAGTGCCCATTTTAAATTGAGTCATGAAATGACTCAATTAATTGACCCATCTGGTGCAATGAAAAGTGACACTTGGCATCTTTTTGTGAG TTTGTGTGTGAAGGGTTATCTTGCTGCTCGGCGTTACATGGATGGGATTGTGAACACAGTCTTGTTAATGTTAGATAGCGGATTGCCTTGCTTTAGCAGGGGTGACCCTATCGGAAATCTTAGAAAGAGATTTCACCCTGAGATGAGCGATCGTGAGGCTGCCACTTTCATGATCCGGACGTGTACAGATGCCTACAATAAATGGACAACTGCTGGTTACGATTTGATTCAATATTTGCAGCAGGGTATAGAGAAGTGA